One genomic region from Kineobactrum salinum encodes:
- a CDS encoding GntR family transcriptional regulator — MVKQDFKNSEADQAYQQVMDAIVTQQLSPSQKVSENIFSDMFGISRTLARNLIERLIAKQFLVTVSPRVTLVAPLTAMEIKQNFALRKILMPQVWALAAASVDHEALEALHAEIRELRPMDNDGVALQMLQQNKALNLMVCANAGYPLMLDWIQQLEDTAMRIYWLYIKANNRSPYSSEQQARVLQALRSDEPASIREAVHDILSQVEDRILTSIFTSAQFLNQDLKL, encoded by the coding sequence ATGGTCAAGCAGGATTTCAAGAACAGTGAAGCCGATCAGGCCTATCAGCAGGTCATGGATGCGATCGTCACCCAGCAGTTGTCGCCCAGCCAGAAGGTGTCCGAAAACATCTTCAGCGACATGTTCGGCATCAGCCGCACACTGGCCCGCAACCTGATCGAACGCCTGATCGCCAAACAATTCCTGGTGACCGTATCGCCGCGGGTGACGCTGGTCGCGCCATTGACAGCGATGGAGATCAAACAGAACTTCGCGCTGCGCAAGATACTGATGCCCCAGGTATGGGCGCTGGCGGCGGCATCGGTGGATCACGAGGCGCTGGAGGCGCTGCATGCGGAAATCCGGGAACTGCGGCCCATGGACAACGACGGTGTCGCGCTGCAAATGCTGCAGCAGAACAAGGCCCTCAACCTGATGGTCTGCGCCAACGCCGGCTATCCGCTGATGCTGGACTGGATCCAGCAACTGGAAGACACTGCGATGCGCATCTACTGGCTGTACATCAAGGCCAACAATCGCTCGCCTTATTCCAGCGAGCAGCAGGCCCGGGTCCTGCAGGCGCTGCGCAGCGATGAACCCGCCAGCATTCGCGAAGCCGTCCACGACATCCTGAGCCAGGTGGAAGACAGGATCCTGACCAGCATCTTCACCAGCGCCCAGTTCTTGAACCAGGACCTGAAACTGTAG